The proteins below are encoded in one region of Brachyspira intermedia PWS/A:
- a CDS encoding methyl-accepting chemotaxis protein, translating into MLGNNKSGIGNNSLIFKFLIPYMAALFIICVAIYILYFPQYKTRFLNSNKYNAYNISSEIENNISSLYGKINIFYSYVEKEVNRDNLLNVFRNIIKNETDLINIFYADTIPYKDGGTVLNTIGELPNDYDQTSREWYKNAIASREIVVSEPYVDVVTKSIVVTFSKTIYVNGQINGVVGIDVDFSKIISSALEEAKKYNYNLNIINKDGLYIYNQNENYILKENIFNNKEISQYRNDIINNNNYGWIDKKISYISSKIKNSNWNIIVSLDNKELNSSLLKLLILIISVFIILSAIEATLVIVIAKPISNTLDNTISIIKSMSKGNFNTHFDEKELNKKDQTGDVIRALNDMQNKLGDIIYSMKDNINGINNSVNIITNGNIDLSDRSTSQASSLEELTRSVEFVFSSLKETAENAGNAKNMSEKVSNATRNGVNAINATSENMALISEASKKISDITKIIESIAFQTNILALNASVEAARAGDQGKGFAVVASEVRNLAINVGNAAKDITAIANETIEKIQNGSASVQASSYILNQIEASVNDVLTLLTEISSAIIEEENSLSQINSAVIEINRITQDTSKIANDGANASKDVLDKSNNIVDQVSYFHFN; encoded by the coding sequence ATGTTGGGTAATAATAAAAGTGGTATTGGAAATAATAGTTTAATATTTAAATTTTTAATACCATATATGGCGGCATTATTTATAATTTGTGTAGCAATATATATTTTGTATTTTCCTCAGTATAAAACTAGATTTTTAAATTCAAATAAATATAATGCATATAATATTTCATCAGAAATAGAAAATAATATTTCTTCTTTATACGGAAAGATAAATATATTTTATTCTTATGTAGAAAAAGAAGTAAATAGAGATAACTTATTAAATGTGTTCAGAAATATTATAAAAAATGAAACTGATTTAATAAATATATTTTATGCTGATACAATACCATATAAAGACGGAGGAACGGTATTAAATACAATTGGAGAGCTGCCAAACGACTATGATCAAACATCAAGAGAATGGTATAAAAATGCTATAGCTTCAAGAGAAATAGTAGTATCAGAACCTTATGTAGATGTTGTCACTAAATCTATTGTAGTAACTTTTTCAAAAACCATATATGTTAATGGTCAAATTAATGGTGTAGTAGGAATAGATGTTGATTTTTCCAAAATTATATCTTCTGCATTAGAAGAGGCAAAAAAATATAACTATAATTTGAATATTATAAATAAAGATGGATTATATATATATAATCAAAACGAAAATTATATATTAAAAGAAAATATATTCAATAATAAAGAAATATCTCAATACAGAAATGATATTATAAATAATAATAATTATGGATGGATAGATAAAAAAATATCATATATATCATCAAAAATAAAAAACAGTAATTGGAATATAATTGTTAGTTTAGATAATAAAGAATTAAATTCATCATTATTAAAATTACTTATATTGATAATATCCGTATTTATAATATTATCAGCAATAGAGGCTACATTAGTTATAGTGATAGCAAAACCTATATCAAATACATTAGATAATACTATTTCTATAATAAAATCTATGTCAAAAGGTAATTTCAATACTCATTTTGATGAAAAAGAATTAAATAAAAAAGATCAAACTGGTGATGTAATAAGAGCTCTTAACGATATGCAAAATAAACTTGGTGATATTATTTACAGCATGAAAGATAATATAAACGGAATTAATAACTCTGTTAATATTATTACAAATGGAAATATAGATTTATCTGACAGATCTACATCTCAAGCAAGTTCTTTAGAAGAATTAACAAGATCTGTAGAATTTGTATTTTCATCATTGAAAGAGACTGCTGAAAATGCTGGAAATGCAAAAAATATGAGTGAAAAAGTATCAAATGCTACAAGAAACGGAGTAAACGCTATAAATGCCACATCGGAAAATATGGCTTTAATATCTGAGGCTAGTAAAAAGATTTCTGACATTACAAAAATAATAGAATCAATAGCATTCCAAACTAATATATTAGCTTTGAATGCATCTGTTGAAGCTGCAAGAGCTGGAGATCAAGGAAAAGGTTTTGCTGTTGTTGCAAGCGAAGTTAGAAACCTTGCAATTAATGTTGGAAATGCTGCTAAAGATATCACGGCAATAGCTAATGAAACTATTGAAAAAATACAAAATGGAAGTGCATCTGTTCAAGCTTCATCATATATACTTAATCAGATAGAGGCTTCCGTTAATGATGTACTTACATTATTAACAGAAATATCAAGTGCCATTATAGAAGAAGAAAATAGTCTTTCACAAATTAATTCTGCTGTTATAGAAATTAACAGAATAACTCAAGATACTTCTAAAATAGCAAATGATGGAGCAAATGCTAGTAAAGATGTACTGGATAAATCTAATAATATAGTTGATCAAGTCTCTTATTTCCATTTCAATTAA
- a CDS encoding peptide ABC transporter substrate-binding protein: MIKLLKSAIFCLVIFVFFISCGGGSSKYEEGVLRLNVGPEPQTIDPTLNSAIDGSMYIIHAFEGLATKDKEGKIVGGVAESWDISDNGTKYVFHIRSNAKWSDGKPVTANDFVYSWRRATDPKTAANYSYQMEPLKNAKKITAGEMPVDSLGVKALDDNTLEVTLEAPIPYFDQLMAYPVYFPLRQDIIEANPDSWTMSPETYIGNGPFKMTERSIDNQIVMEVNTNYWNVSAIVPKKLIFVLMDNGTSVVAGIKEGSIYFSDRVPTQDMNVLKEEGYLQIKPYLALYYYSLNNTNETLKDVRVRKALSLAIDRNYIVEQVTRGGQIPAAAVVPALISDVSGSFRTNGGDYYSVKPEDYTKNIEEAKKLLAEAGYPDGKGFPVLDFKTNPGEHTSIFEAIQQMWKNNLGIDSTISSEEWAVFQQTRLDKSYVIARNAWVGDYDDPMTFLGMFLSHSAQNAEGYNNPQYDALLAQASSTGDNNVRMPILHKAEDLFMSEMPIIPLYFYTLPVLVNPNLKDVQYDVLGKHKFFYAYLENNEN; this comes from the coding sequence ATGATTAAACTGTTAAAATCTGCAATTTTTTGTTTGGTTATATTTGTATTTTTCATTTCTTGTGGCGGAGGAAGCTCTAAATATGAGGAGGGAGTATTAAGACTTAATGTTGGTCCTGAGCCTCAAACTATAGACCCAACTTTGAATTCGGCTATAGATGGAAGTATGTATATAATTCATGCTTTTGAAGGACTTGCTACAAAAGATAAGGAAGGTAAAATAGTTGGAGGAGTTGCTGAAAGCTGGGATATTAGTGATAATGGAACTAAATATGTATTTCATATAAGAAGCAATGCTAAATGGTCAGACGGAAAACCTGTAACAGCAAATGATTTTGTTTATAGTTGGAGAAGGGCAACTGATCCTAAAACTGCTGCTAATTATAGCTATCAAATGGAACCTTTAAAAAATGCCAAAAAAATTACAGCAGGTGAAATGCCTGTGGATTCATTAGGAGTTAAGGCTTTAGATGATAATACATTAGAAGTAACATTAGAAGCACCTATACCATATTTTGATCAGCTAATGGCTTATCCTGTTTATTTCCCTTTAAGACAGGATATTATAGAAGCTAATCCTGATAGTTGGACTATGAGCCCTGAAACTTATATAGGAAATGGTCCTTTTAAAATGACTGAAAGATCTATTGATAATCAAATAGTAATGGAAGTTAATACTAATTATTGGAATGTTTCAGCTATAGTTCCTAAAAAATTGATATTTGTTTTAATGGATAATGGAACATCTGTAGTAGCAGGTATTAAAGAAGGTTCTATATATTTCTCTGACAGGGTTCCTACTCAAGATATGAATGTTTTAAAAGAGGAAGGATATTTACAAATAAAACCTTATTTAGCTCTTTATTATTATAGTTTAAATAATACTAATGAGACTTTAAAAGATGTAAGAGTTCGTAAAGCATTATCTTTGGCTATAGATAGAAATTATATAGTAGAACAGGTTACAAGAGGCGGACAGATTCCAGCTGCTGCGGTTGTACCAGCATTGATATCAGATGTAAGCGGAAGTTTCAGAACTAATGGCGGTGATTATTATAGCGTAAAACCAGAAGATTATACAAAAAATATAGAAGAAGCTAAAAAATTATTAGCAGAAGCAGGATACCCTGATGGCAAAGGTTTCCCTGTATTAGATTTTAAAACTAACCCAGGAGAACATACTTCTATATTTGAAGCTATACAGCAGATGTGGAAAAATAATTTAGGAATAGACAGCACAATATCAAGTGAAGAATGGGCAGTATTCCAACAAACTCGCTTGGATAAATCTTATGTAATTGCTAGAAATGCTTGGGTTGGAGATTATGATGACCCTATGACATTTTTAGGCATGTTCTTAAGTCATAGTGCACAAAATGCTGAAGGTTATAATAATCCTCAGTATGATGCTTTGCTAGCACAAGCTTCTTCTACAGGTGATAATAATGTAAGAATGCCTATACTTCATAAAGCAGAAGATTTATTTATGTCTGAAATGCCTATTATACCTTTGTATTTCTATACTTTACCTGTACTTGTTAATCCTAATTTGAAAGATGTACAGTATGATGTTTTGGGTAAACATAAATTTTTCTATGCTTATTTAGAAAATAATGAAAATTAA
- a CDS encoding aminoacyl-histidine dipeptidase, with protein MFLNNFDNLDSKEVFRWFAEISKIPRRSKQEKQISDFLVQFAKDRNLEVYQDKVNNVIIKKEATKGYENIAPVIIQGHMDMVCEKTSESKHNFDKDPIELIVEGDVLRANDTTLGADDGIAVAYGLALLDSKDIPHPALEILITTDEEDGMSGAFSVTDEHLNGKTLISLDSEAEGVLWVSSAGGINAVVEFNIEREVNNNPALKIEIKGLKGGHSGMEIDKQRANSIKILGRVLYSVKDYINISYIEGGSVHNAIAKSAYAVITAEDTNKVKNIIEELYKKIKFEYRVIDPDMEIVISNAENVKECYKKELSNNVINFMMLSPDGVLYMSKDIEGLVQTSANNGVLKEKDNKLIFTIFIRSCVESSSNEIVARVKALSSLTNASFIDQDGYAAWEYDPNSKVRDIAVKAYKTVTGKEADVSSVHVGLECGILKQALKDVDIISMGPNIYNVHTPREYLSISSVDRLWKVLKEIIKNIK; from the coding sequence ATGTTTTTAAATAATTTTGATAATCTTGATTCTAAAGAAGTTTTCAGATGGTTTGCTGAAATAAGTAAAATACCTAGAAGATCTAAACAAGAAAAACAGATTAGTGATTTTTTAGTTCAATTTGCTAAAGATAGAAATTTAGAAGTATATCAAGATAAAGTAAATAATGTAATAATCAAGAAAGAAGCTACAAAAGGTTATGAGAATATAGCGCCTGTTATTATACAGGGACATATGGATATGGTTTGTGAAAAAACTAGCGAATCAAAGCATAATTTTGATAAAGACCCTATAGAGTTAATAGTTGAAGGAGATGTTTTAAGAGCTAATGATACTACTTTAGGGGCAGATGATGGTATTGCTGTTGCTTATGGTCTTGCTTTGCTTGATTCTAAAGATATACCTCACCCGGCATTGGAAATTCTAATTACAACTGATGAAGAAGACGGTATGTCAGGCGCATTTTCTGTTACTGATGAGCATTTAAATGGTAAAACACTTATAAGTTTGGATTCTGAGGCTGAAGGTGTACTTTGGGTAAGCAGTGCAGGTGGTATTAATGCTGTAGTTGAATTTAATATAGAGAGAGAAGTTAATAATAATCCTGCATTAAAAATAGAAATTAAAGGACTCAAAGGCGGACATTCTGGTATGGAAATTGATAAACAGAGAGCTAATTCTATAAAGATACTAGGAAGAGTTTTATATTCTGTGAAAGATTATATAAATATTTCTTATATAGAGGGCGGTTCTGTTCATAATGCTATAGCTAAGAGTGCCTATGCTGTTATTACTGCTGAAGATACAAATAAGGTTAAAAATATTATAGAAGAACTTTATAAAAAAATAAAATTTGAATATAGAGTCATTGATCCTGATATGGAAATAGTTATTTCAAATGCTGAAAATGTTAAAGAATGTTATAAAAAAGAATTAAGCAATAATGTTATAAATTTCATGATGCTATCGCCTGACGGAGTTCTTTATATGAGTAAAGATATAGAGGGATTGGTTCAGACAAGTGCTAATAATGGTGTGCTTAAAGAAAAAGATAATAAATTGATATTTACTATATTTATAAGAAGTTGTGTAGAAAGTTCATCAAATGAAATAGTTGCAAGGGTTAAGGCTTTATCTTCTTTAACAAATGCTTCTTTTATAGATCAAGATGGATATGCCGCTTGGGAATATGATCCTAATTCAAAAGTAAGAGATATAGCAGTAAAAGCATATAAAACAGTTACAGGCAAAGAAGCTGATGTATCTTCTGTGCATGTTGGTTTAGAATGCGGAATATTAAAACAAGCCTTAAAAGATGTTGATATTATTAGTATGGGGCCTAATATTTATAATGTTCATACTCCTAGAGAATATTTAAGTATATCTTCAGTTGATAGATTATGGAAAGTTTTAAAAGAAATTATTAAAAATATTAAATAA
- a CDS encoding PLP-dependent cysteine synthase family protein — protein sequence MIYNSILDMIGNTPILRLKNIESKFNLGENVELYGKVEKNNPAGSIKDRAVKQIILDLFKEGKLKEGATIIEPTSGNTGIAMAAIGKYLKLNVIIVMPSSMSEERRKLIRNYGARLELVDGGMDAAVKRAEQLNKKIPDSVIPGQFVNGSNVDSHFLTTAPEIFSDIPDVDYIFAGIGTGGTITGIGKYVVDKNKNTIVVGVEPESSPLLTKGRASAHKIQGIGPNFVPEILDLNVISKIMDVSDENAINTARDICFNEGLLVGISSGANVYAAIDLYRNLRKKDYKIKMLCILPDTGERYSWN from the coding sequence ATGATATATAATAGCATACTTGATATGATAGGAAATACTCCCATTTTGAGATTAAAAAATATAGAATCTAAATTTAATTTAGGTGAAAATGTAGAGTTATATGGTAAAGTAGAAAAGAATAATCCAGCTGGTTCAATAAAAGATAGAGCTGTTAAACAAATAATATTAGATTTATTTAAAGAAGGTAAATTAAAAGAAGGTGCCACTATAATAGAACCTACTTCAGGAAATACAGGAATTGCTATGGCAGCTATTGGAAAGTATTTAAAATTAAATGTTATAATAGTTATGCCTTCATCTATGTCTGAAGAAAGAAGAAAACTTATAAGAAATTATGGAGCAAGATTGGAGCTAGTAGATGGCGGAATGGATGCTGCTGTAAAAAGAGCAGAACAATTAAATAAAAAAATACCTGATTCAGTTATACCTGGTCAATTTGTTAATGGTTCTAATGTAGACTCTCATTTTCTTACAACTGCTCCTGAAATATTTAGTGATATTCCAGATGTTGATTATATATTTGCTGGTATTGGTACAGGCGGTACTATAACAGGAATAGGAAAGTATGTAGTTGATAAAAATAAGAATACTATAGTTGTAGGTGTAGAACCTGAGTCATCTCCTTTACTTACAAAAGGACGTGCTTCTGCTCATAAAATACAGGGTATAGGACCTAATTTTGTACCGGAAATTTTAGATTTAAATGTTATATCAAAAATAATGGATGTATCCGATGAGAATGCCATAAATACAGCAAGAGATATATGTTTTAATGAAGGCTTGCTTGTAGGAATATCTTCAGGTGCAAATGTTTATGCGGCAATAGATTTATATAGAAATTTAAGAAAAAAAGATTATAAAATAAAAATGCTTTGCATACTGCCTGATACAGGCGAAAGATATTCTTGGAATTAA
- the epsC gene encoding serine O-acetyltransferase EpsC translates to MKLKTFNELPNQKDIRDIVKLIRDYTFPNFFRESPNRDIVKKSIAKLYMKIVTDDSRLLDFIEQLDDIVISLEHDLEFFYQSDPASKSYDEIIFTYPGFRAIFHYRIAHIFYKQNESLIARTISEFAHSKTGIDIHPGAEIGDYFFIDHGTGIVIGETTVIGHHVKIYQGVTLGALSLTNGRALEGKKRHPTVCDNVTIYANASIFGGNTTIGANAVIGANCIVLESVEENRKLTLNDNMSV, encoded by the coding sequence ATGAAATTGAAAACTTTTAATGAGCTTCCTAATCAAAAAGATATTAGGGATATAGTTAAACTTATAAGAGATTATACATTTCCTAATTTTTTTAGAGAAAGCCCTAATAGGGATATAGTTAAAAAAAGCATAGCTAAACTTTATATGAAAATAGTTACTGATGATTCTCGTTTATTGGATTTTATAGAACAGCTTGATGATATTGTTATAAGTTTAGAACATGATTTAGAATTTTTTTATCAATCAGATCCAGCTTCAAAGTCTTATGATGAAATAATATTCACATATCCTGGATTCAGAGCTATATTTCATTATAGGATAGCACATATATTCTATAAACAAAATGAATCTTTGATAGCTAGAACTATATCTGAATTTGCTCATTCAAAAACAGGTATAGATATTCACCCCGGAGCTGAAATAGGAGATTATTTCTTTATAGATCATGGCACAGGAATTGTTATAGGTGAAACTACTGTTATTGGACATCATGTAAAAATATATCAAGGTGTTACATTGGGTGCTTTATCATTAACTAATGGAAGAGCTTTAGAAGGTAAGAAAAGACATCCTACAGTATGCGATAATGTTACAATATATGCTAATGCTTCTATATTTGGAGGAAATACTACTATAGGTGCAAATGCTGTGATAGGAGCTAACTGCATAGTTTTAGAGTCAGTTGAAGAAAATAGAAAGTTAACTCTAAATGATAATATGTCTGTATGA